In Vigna angularis cultivar LongXiaoDou No.4 chromosome 8, ASM1680809v1, whole genome shotgun sequence, one DNA window encodes the following:
- the LOC108345441 gene encoding uncharacterized protein LOC108345441 isoform X2, with the protein MRAALLWTINDFPAYGMLSGWSTHGRLACPHCMDHTKSFQLRYGWKSSWFDCHRWFLSIDHPFRRNKKAFRKGEVETDMPLPKLTGSHVWRRVKDLPKVTECGHNRIEGFGEWHNWTKRSIFWDLPYWKDNLLRHNLDVMHIEENFFDNVFNTVMNVIGKTKDNDKARKDLPLYCGRKDLELKAQANDRLFKPKANYTLSKDEARIVYGWIKELRMPDGYSSNLSRCANVQNVTIQGLKSHDCHVFMETFIPIVFSCLPTHVLNPLMEISNFFKDLCCTTLKENSLRKIEENIPIILCKLERIFPPAFFDSMEHLPIYLAYESWLGGPVQYRWMYPFERFMGESKLSVKNKARVEGSICAAYLHRETTYFCSHYFKKFMLSPINVRNEMQWQDELCEAHFLWLNKS; encoded by the exons ATGAGGGCAGCTTTGTTGTGGACTATTAACGACTTCCCAGCCTATggcatgttatctggttggagcacgcatggtcgattagcttgtccacattgcatggaccatacaaagtcattccaattgagATATGGTtggaaaagtagttggtttgactgccatcGATGGTTCTTGTCCATTGATCACCcttttagaagaaacaaaaaggcatttcgcaaaGGAGAAGTTGAAACAGATATGCCCCTGCCGaagttgactggatcacacgtttggagaagagtgaaagacttGCCAAAAGTCACTGAATGTGGTCATAATAGGATAGAAGGGTTTGGGGagtggcataattggactaaaagaagcatattttgggatcttccctattggaaagacaacttgctaagacatAACCTCGATGTCATGCACATAGAAGAAAATTTCTTcgacaatgtcttcaacacagttatgaatgttattgggaagacaaaagataatgacaaagcaagaaaagatttacctttgtattgtgggcgaaaagacttagagttaAAGGCGCAAGCTAACGACCGATTGTtcaaaccaaaagcaaattacacccTGTCAAAAGACGAGGCAAGAATAGTTTATGGATGGATaaaggagcttagaatgccagatggatattcttctaacttgtccagatgtgccaatgttcaaAACGttactattcaagggttgaagagtcatgattgtcatgtattcatggagactttcatccctaTTGTGTTCAGTTGTTTGCCAACGCATGTGTTAAATCCACTGATGGAAatcagtaacttctttaaagatttgtgttgcaCAACACTAAAGGAAAATTCCCTAAGAAAGATTGAAGAAAATATTCCAATTATTCtctgcaaattagaaagaatattccctcctgcattctttgattcaatggagcatcTTCCAATTTATCTTGCATATGAATCTTGGCTTGGGGGACCGGTGCaatacaggtggatgtatccctttgaaaggtttatgggagaatccaaactttcagttaaaaataaagctagagtagaaggatcaatttgtgcagcttacttgcacagagagacaacgtatttttgttcacattatttcaaaaagttCATGTTGTCCCCTATTaatgtcagaaatgaaatgcaatggcaagATGAACTATGTGAAG CTCATTTCTTGTGGCTGAACAAGTCGTAG
- the LOC108345441 gene encoding uncharacterized protein LOC108345441 isoform X1 has product MRAALLWTINDFPAYGMLSGWSTHGRLACPHCMDHTKSFQLRYGWKSSWFDCHRWFLSIDHPFRRNKKAFRKGEVETDMPLPKLTGSHVWRRVKDLPKVTECGHNRIEGFGEWHNWTKRSIFWDLPYWKDNLLRHNLDVMHIEENFFDNVFNTVMNVIGKTKDNDKARKDLPLYCGRKDLELKAQANDRLFKPKANYTLSKDEARIVYGWIKELRMPDGYSSNLSRCANVQNVTIQGLKSHDCHVFMETFIPIVFSCLPTHVLNPLMEISNFFKDLCCTTLKENSLRKIEENIPIILCKLERIFPPAFFDSMEHLPIYLAYESWLGGPVQYRWMYPFERFMGESKLSVKNKARVEGSICAAYLHRETTYFCSHYFKKFMLSPINVRNEMQWQDELCEGKLLVFQQSGRHVGKGFTH; this is encoded by the coding sequence ATGAGGGCAGCTTTGTTGTGGACTATTAACGACTTCCCAGCCTATggcatgttatctggttggagcacgcatggtcgattagcttgtccacattgcatggaccatacaaagtcattccaattgagATATGGTtggaaaagtagttggtttgactgccatcGATGGTTCTTGTCCATTGATCACCcttttagaagaaacaaaaaggcatttcgcaaaGGAGAAGTTGAAACAGATATGCCCCTGCCGaagttgactggatcacacgtttggagaagagtgaaagacttGCCAAAAGTCACTGAATGTGGTCATAATAGGATAGAAGGGTTTGGGGagtggcataattggactaaaagaagcatattttgggatcttccctattggaaagacaacttgctaagacatAACCTCGATGTCATGCACATAGAAGAAAATTTCTTcgacaatgtcttcaacacagttatgaatgttattgggaagacaaaagataatgacaaagcaagaaaagatttacctttgtattgtgggcgaaaagacttagagttaAAGGCGCAAGCTAACGACCGATTGTtcaaaccaaaagcaaattacacccTGTCAAAAGACGAGGCAAGAATAGTTTATGGATGGATaaaggagcttagaatgccagatggatattcttctaacttgtccagatgtgccaatgttcaaAACGttactattcaagggttgaagagtcatgattgtcatgtattcatggagactttcatccctaTTGTGTTCAGTTGTTTGCCAACGCATGTGTTAAATCCACTGATGGAAatcagtaacttctttaaagatttgtgttgcaCAACACTAAAGGAAAATTCCCTAAGAAAGATTGAAGAAAATATTCCAATTATTCtctgcaaattagaaagaatattccctcctgcattctttgattcaatggagcatcTTCCAATTTATCTTGCATATGAATCTTGGCTTGGGGGACCGGTGCaatacaggtggatgtatccctttgaaaggtttatgggagaatccaaactttcagttaaaaataaagctagagtagaaggatcaatttgtgcagcttacttgcacagagagacaacgtatttttgttcacattatttcaaaaagttCATGTTGTCCCCTATTaatgtcagaaatgaaatgcaatggcaagATGAACTATGTGAAGGTAAATTGTTAGTTTTTCAACAATCAGGACGTCATGTAGGGAAAGGATTTACTCATTag